In Bactrocera oleae isolate idBacOlea1 chromosome 3, idBacOlea1, whole genome shotgun sequence, a genomic segment contains:
- the LOC138856446 gene encoding protein toll-like, which translates to MYMSKPKKLTVIYNRDLDSQPIEYWYGFPVVLHFEVIIKSTADIITVPTNIFDMCVFDPIETLTLSIHSLTKQHNTLRNLTQTHFQKLTKLRQLVLAGNNMKMLDTNIFAPLTQLNCLNLSQNEIVELPPNLFANQRQLIILDLSYNSLTYLRPELFNQTALLWQLKLTGNRLHDTTNLKETLKPLPYLRRLDVSRNKLQSNRGSENYINTSALLTNFGYDNMSECLAIAKIQNSISKLQAENYEGSNINLRVIDFSHNLLSQFSMDWLVKSSVKCLLKINLEHNLITNIYALSNLLTTTDDCEREIKLSGNPVMCDCTLAWIYNGNYQRLLSDLQCNQTSTKQLTDIAQLRRDELCAWQPVLCPSKCVCYTKSEFLTINCNGGDLDVIEKLPRPEQVALTTTILDISSNKFTSLLPNITFGYANVSKLYASNNKIFNISLFELPTNLTVLDLRNNRLKSLSADFLRAFLNESTKLQFLNLSENPWFCDCAAQQLLYTIRAHRQRIPDVEQLRCDNLRNDTLLTASVSELCQTDIKVKHYKYLTVAVTSAASLIIILLLIIALFYKYNLQLKVWLYSRNILSCCINEHELDKNKTFDAFISYAHQDADFVNQTLLPQLEQCEPPFRICTHERNWLAGAYIPEQIIESVEQSRRTIIVLSQHFIESEWARMEFRTAHQCSLNEGRARIIMIKYGDIINSGLLDKELKANLDMNTYLDWQDDRFWDKLRYAMPHRMGVKPNTDILEVNGRIYVMGQVERNRWRV; encoded by the coding sequence atgtatatgagtaaaCCGAAGAAGCTGACGGTAATATATAACAGGGATCTTGATTCACAACCAATTGAATATTGGTATGGATTTCCAGTTGTACTTCACTTTGAAGTAATCATAAAATCAACAGCAGACATTATAACTGTACCAACCAATATATTTGATATGTGTGTGTTCGATCCAATCGAAACTCTTACGCTTAGCATACATAGTCTAACGAAACAGCACAACACGCTGCGAAACTTGACGCAAACACATTTTCAAAAACTTACTAAGCTCAGGCAACTTGTCTTAGccggaaataatatgaaaatgttggacacaaatatttttgcaccaCTTACGCAATTGAATTGCTTGAACTTGAGTCAGAATGAAATCGTGGAATTGCcaccaaatttatttgcaaatcaACGTCAACTTATAATACTTGACCTTAGTTACAATTCGTTGACATATTTAAGGCCTGAACTTTTCAACCAAACTGCCCTTCTATGGCAATTGAAACTCACTGGCAACCGATTACATGACACCACAAATCTTAAAGAAACTCTAAAACCGCTGCCTTATCTTCGTAGGCTAGACGTAAGCAGGAACAAACTGCAAAGTAATCGAGGCAGTGAGAATTACATCAATACTTCCGCACTATTAACAAATTTTGGATATGACAATATGAGTGAGTGTTTGGCTATAGCCAAGATTCAAAATTCTATCAGCAAATTGCAAGCTGAAAATTATGAAGGAAGCAACATTAATTTAAGAGTCATCGATTTTAGTCACAATCTTTTGAGCCAGTTTAGTATGGATTGGTTGGTGAAAAGCAGCGTTAAAtgccttttaaaaataaacttagaacacaatttgattacaaatatatatgctttatCAAATTTACTCACTACAACTGATGATTGTGAGCGCGAAATCAAGTTGAGTGGCAACCCTGTCATGTGCGATTGTACATTAGCATGGATTTACAATGGTAATTATCAGAGACTTTTAAGCGATTTGCAGTGTAATCAGACGTCAACCAAACAACTTACGGATATCGCACAACTTCGACGGGACGAACTGTGTGCTTGGCAACCTGTACTGTGTCCCAGCAAATGCGTTTGTTACACTAAATCTGAGTTCCTGACCATCAACTGCAACGGTGGGGACCTCGACGTTATCGAAAAGCTGCCACGTCCCGAGCAAGTTGCGCTCACGACTACGATACTTGATATTAGCAGTAATAAGTTCACGAGTTTGCTGCCAAACATCACATTCGGCTATGCAAACGTTTCAAAACTCTACGCTTCgaacaataaaatattcaacataAGTCTCTTTGAACTTCCAACCAATTTGACAGTGCTGGATCTACGTAATAATCGTTTGAAATCCTTAAGTGCTGATTTTTTGCGTGCTTTTCTCAATGAGAGCACGAAACTACAATTTCTGAATCTGAGTGAAAATCCTTGGTTTTGCGACTGTGCTGCTCAACAGCTGCTCTACACGATACGCGCACATCGGCAACGCATACCCGATGTCGAGCAGTTACGATGTGATAATCTACGGAATGATACCCTCCTAACAGCAAGCGTGAGCGAATTATGCCAAACTGATATTAAAGTTAAACATTATAAGTACCTGACTGTGGCTGTCACTTCTGCAGCGTCACTTATTATCATTTTACTTCTCATCATCGCGttattctataaatataatttacaactgAAAGTCTGGTTATACAGTCGCAACATATTGAGCTGTTGCATTAATGAGCATGAGCTGGATAAGAATAAAACATTCGATGCGTTCATCTCGTATGCACACCAAGACGCTGACTTCGTCAACCAGACTTTATTGCCACAACTCGAGCAATGTGAACCACCATTTCGTATATGCACGCACGAACGGAATTGGTTGGCAGGCGCGTATATACCTGAACAAATCATCGAATCGGTTGAGCAGTCGCGTCGTACGATCATTGTTCTCTCGCAGCACTTCATCGAATCGGAATGGGCGCGCATGGAGTTTCGCACAGCGCATCAGTGCTCGTTGAACGAAGGTCGTGCACGCATAATTATGATTAAATATGGTGACATTATCAACAGTGGTTTATTGGATAAGGAATTGAAGGCAAATTTGGACATGAACACATATCTGGATTGGCAAGATGACAGATTTTGGGATAAACTACGATATGCCATGCCACATAGAATGGGTGTAAAACCGAATACCGATATTCTTGAAGTTAACGGAAGAATATACGTTATGGGACAGGTTGAGCGAAATCGTTGGCGTGTTTAA